A window of the Planococcus citri chromosome 4, ihPlaCitr1.1, whole genome shotgun sequence genome harbors these coding sequences:
- the LOC135842628 gene encoding uncharacterized protein LOC135842628 yields MIANEHSKHYGAFLGKAAEDTVDFANDMELDHDYDILPTIAAENAALKVKLKQECDIAHVTKNNISKADIRIEALKRDIAHCDELIETKTQELAKLGEELTNLCISREHIRSNTENLKRQHELIAIEDDQRKKEQDSVRSNYEKMIRNRKEIFNSNRLVVRRNNLRNQCEGARIQSAVLEERLKELHRQKRQFREIQNLHLKSASVELAQVWLDNKNEKDRIVPLKNKLREKKETFDKILAAKSKAENDTRSPGSRFVSLPMPTFSQPLSIPSLNAEETELTKYFRRINVFKKSRSPCLLPNVLARTISLKEKEPSSSKNTQASNPSPVMKSSTLNSNEKLDIIEKKSSESPKLSLEEATKTRAFQPVNSANAVSEEIVEIKLQDSDPAAITEKPRQTPAFVLDKHSPNSPEKVNSKFKPVEKHVSPLTVSRMSPLNTPSNKSPMRISRIPVPLSTSSPINANSRIPVRFSPVNVKQKRDYVEKENISHRMNTVKKIDRSSPLDILIDTTDVSRKGQAFKRSDVGSPKKGIKCPKMDYAYLNANLNATKNLHDNDEMFTKEVDQDRRQIRKNYRSRDEFSVENAINEINNENNPMIKSYMERMRMMREEYGGKDSRNEKYEDDIEVIQEPAKDSKKSDVVARESYGHLNKNAYVPKSVSDSDEIPTIEVDQIEDDIDENDISIKSHYDRMNALRGYVNKDTRKDIRETDDIEMLKKSTKDSKRPETFAREAHKTDSRHFIKDQTDVCNKYNDEFSKHSEKFQTNYRADPKDFRAIEKVNLEANLKHSVSRFEKMDEITKKLPDKMDRFGNKYNDPGYSTNNENSGEFFEKLSKSSSSSSDYRNRSEAFSPFGSFTSPPDSNKYSPPFAALGERGGSMFSYDTGVNQLFGSSTDGTSSQSQNQNNGFFGFSFTSSMEQNDQPLKMF; encoded by the exons ATGATTGCTAATGAGCATTCGAAGCATTACGGTGCTTTTCTTGGAAAAGCTGCCGAAGATACTGTGGATTTCGCTAACGATATGGAACTAGATCACGATTACGATATTCTACCAACTATCGCAGCTGAAAATGCCGCTCTTAAAGTTAAATTAAAACAAGAATGCGATATTGCTCACG TTACGAAGAATAACATTAGTAAAGCTGATATTCGTATCGAAGCGTTAAAGCGCGATATTGCTCATTGCGACGAACTAATCGAAACCAAAACCCAGGAACTCGCTAAATTAGGAGAAGAATTGACAAA TTTATGTATTTCTCGCGAACACATTCGAAGTAACACCGAGAATTTGAAAAGACAACACGAATTGATTGCGATCGAAGATGATCAACGGAAAAAGGAACAGGACTCAGTTCGCTCcaattacgaaaaaatgatCAGGAATAGAAAG GAAATCTTCAACTCGAATCGTCTCGTTGTGCGAAGAAATAATCTTCGAAATCAATGCGAAGGAGCTCGAATTCAATCAGCTGTCCTTGAAGAACGCCTTAAAGAGCTGCACCGACAAAAGAGACAATTTCGTGAAATTCAAA ATTTGCATTTAAAATCGGCGTCTGTCGAATTGGCTCAAGTCTGGCTAGACAATAAGAACGAAAAAGATCGTATCGTtccgttgaaaaataaattacg tgaaaaaaaagaaacgttcGATAAAATATTGGCCGCAAAATCTAAAGCAGAAAATGATACTAGAAGTCCAG GTTCACGTTTTGTTAGTTTACCGATGCCG ACATTTTCGCAGCCGTTGAGTATACCGTCGTTAAATGCGGAAGAAACCGAATTGACCAAATATTTTCGTAGAATTAATGTATTCAAGAAAAGTCGATCTCCGTGTTTGTTACCTAACGTGTTAGCACGTACGATTTCTCTCAAAGAAAAAGAACCCAGTTCTTCGAAGAATACTCAAGCTTCAAATCCTAGTCCGGTGATGAAAAGTTCTACTCTAAATTCGAATGAAAAGCTCGATATAATCGAgaaaaaat CTTCCGAATCACCAAAACTCAGTCTAGAAGAAGCGACGAAAACACGAGCTTTCCAACCAGTGAACTCAGCAAACGCGGTATCGGAAGAAATCGTTGAAATCAAACTACAAGATAGCGATCCAGCTGCGATAACCGAAAAACCGCGCCAAACGCCGGCGTTCGTGTTAGATAAGCATTCGCCTAATTCTCCGGAAAAGGTCAACTCTAAATTCAAACCGGTGGAAAAACACGTATCGCCTTTAACTGTGTCACGAATGTCACCGCTGAATACGCCGTCTAATAAATCACCAATGCGTATCTCTCGTATACCAGTTCCGCTATCGACTAGCTCCCCCATTAATGCTAACTCCCGTATACCTGTACGATTCTCACCGGTGAACGTGAAACAGAAACGAGAttacgttgaaaaagaaaacatctcTCATAGAATGAACacggtgaaaaaaatcgatcgcaGTTCACCTTTGGATATTTTGATCGATACGACTGATGTGAGCAGAAAAGGCCAAGCTTTCAAAAGATCCGACGTTGGTAGTCCGAAGAAAGGAATCAAATGCCCTAAAATGGATTACGCTTATCTCAACGCGAACTTGAATGCAACTAAAAATCTGCACGATAACGACGAAATGTTTACCAAAGAAGTTGATCAAGATAGAcgacaaattcgaaaaaattatcgcaGCAGGGATGAGTTCAGCGTCGAAAACGCAATTAACgaaattaataatgaaaataacCCGATGATTAAATCGTACATGGAACGGATGCGAATGATGAGAGAAGAATACGGCGGTAAAGATTCGCGTAATGAGAAATACGAAGACGATATCGAAGTAATACAAGAACCAGCGaaagattccaaaaaatctgacgttgtGGCTCGTGAATCGTACGGGCATTTGAATAAAAACGCCTATGTACCCAAAAGTGTATCAGATTCGGACGAAATACCGACCATAGAAGTGGACCAAATTGAAGACGATATCGATGAGAATGACATATCGATTAAATCACACTACGATAGAATGAACGCGTTACGAGGATACGTCAATAAAGATACCCGTAAAGACATCCGTGAAACGGACGATATcgaaatgcttaaaaaatctacaaaagaTTCCAAAAGGCCGGAAACATTCGCACGTGAAGCACACAAAACCGACTCGAGGCATTTTATTAAAGACCAAACTGACGTGTGCAACAAATACAACGATGAGTTTTCCAAACACAGCGAGAAATTCCAAACCAACTATCGTGCCGATCCCAAAGATTTCAGAG ccatTGAAAAAGTTAATTTGGAAGCCAATCTGAAGCATTCTGTTTCTCGTTTCGAAAAA ATGGACGAAATTACTAAAAAACTACCTGATAAAATGGACAGATTTGGGAACAAGTACAACGACCCAGGTTATTCGACAAATAACGAAAATTCGggcgaatttttcgaaaagttatCCAAATCTT CGTCTTCGTCGTCCGATTATAGAAATCGTTCAGAGGCGTTTTCTCCGTTCGGTAGTTTTACATCACCTCCAGATTCGAATAAGTATTCACCGCCGTTTGCAGCCCTGGGTGAAA